One Pelagicoccus enzymogenes DNA window includes the following coding sequences:
- a CDS encoding MFS transporter — translation MSGFLAYSSCVTAIPICLVAITKDLGMSLSQAGGLEMAKGILVLGTLLVSGFVAARFGKARSIGVSSLVMGVGMALYGLAPSYGALFLAVALLGFGGGVIEALINPLVQELHPDDSGRYLNLINAFWSVGVLATMLGTGEALTQLVSWRTVMFSLGGFCFLTGVVFLALREKGRIREEGELSAVFAHKWKILRQRRFWLFTALMFLGGAAEGAFTYWSASLLQLEHGAAPRAAGIGVALFAGGMIVARLLWGWLIPQARLWHLLLASALGGLLVSVAFPLTDSMWALYLNLFFAGISMACFWPTLQSYAVDRMECDPTSAFILLSCGGIAGFASVTWTMGLVGDWVGLRASFWIVPSYLGIMVLLLCVERGRSPASLPQSGGEA, via the coding sequence ATGTCGGGATTTCTGGCGTATTCGTCGTGCGTGACGGCGATTCCGATCTGCTTGGTCGCGATCACGAAGGATTTGGGAATGTCGCTTTCGCAAGCGGGTGGCTTGGAAATGGCGAAGGGTATCCTTGTTTTGGGTACTTTGCTGGTGAGCGGATTCGTGGCGGCTCGCTTTGGAAAGGCGCGATCGATTGGGGTTTCGAGTCTGGTGATGGGGGTAGGGATGGCGCTGTATGGCCTGGCGCCCAGCTACGGTGCCTTATTTCTTGCGGTGGCGTTGTTGGGCTTCGGGGGTGGCGTTATCGAAGCCTTGATCAATCCTTTGGTGCAGGAGCTGCACCCCGATGACTCGGGGCGCTACTTGAACTTGATCAATGCCTTCTGGTCGGTGGGTGTACTGGCTACCATGCTGGGAACGGGAGAGGCGTTGACCCAGCTGGTCTCCTGGCGGACGGTGATGTTTAGCTTGGGCGGGTTTTGTTTCCTGACTGGCGTTGTGTTTTTGGCATTGCGAGAGAAGGGGCGGATTCGGGAAGAGGGAGAACTCTCCGCCGTTTTTGCCCACAAGTGGAAGATCCTGCGCCAGCGGCGCTTTTGGCTGTTTACGGCATTGATGTTTTTGGGAGGGGCGGCGGAAGGAGCGTTCACTTACTGGAGCGCTAGCTTGCTGCAGCTCGAGCACGGGGCGGCTCCTCGCGCGGCGGGGATAGGAGTGGCCTTGTTTGCTGGAGGCATGATTGTGGCGCGGCTGCTCTGGGGTTGGCTAATTCCGCAAGCTCGCCTCTGGCACCTATTGTTGGCTTCGGCGTTGGGAGGACTTTTGGTGAGCGTAGCTTTTCCTTTAACGGATAGCATGTGGGCCCTCTACTTGAACTTGTTTTTCGCGGGGATCTCGATGGCTTGCTTTTGGCCGACGCTGCAGTCCTATGCGGTGGATCGCATGGAGTGCGACCCGACCAGCGCTTTCATTCTGTTGTCCTGCGGAGGGATCGCGGGTTTCGCTTCCGTGACTTGGACGATGGGCTTGGTGGGCGACTGGGTCGGTTTGCGAGCCAGCTTTTGGATCGTGCCGAGCTATTTGGGAATCATGGTTCTTTTATTGTGCGTCGAAAGGGGCCGCTCTCCCGCCTCGCTTCCTCAGAGTGGCGGGGAGGCGTGA
- a CDS encoding Gfo/Idh/MocA family protein produces the protein MQVTRRKFVHTAATSALATSAFLSGLGAANPGKGKTLKIAVVGCGNRGQHNIRTFTEAAALMGHKVEIVALADAFQDQVEAAANRFEVSPDKCIVGWDAYHKVAESGATFVILTTPPLFRPLHFAMMVEAGKHVMMEKPVAVDAPGCREIIAIGETAAQKGLSILAGTQRRHQLSYLKNKALVDAGAVGEIVGGTVMWNSQVPWIRERKATWSDAEYLGRNWLNWTELSGDHICEQHVHNIDVANWFLGRLPQSAIGFGGRARRETGNSYDFFSVDLDYGNGVHIHSQCRQISGTYSRVGEFFRGTKGELLGGGKIKGNDVSIPEIQVLDKDGRIQEMVNWIDSAITGNPLNESRQVAESTAVAIMGRIAAYTGEFIRFRDLMENAESPLYSQTLSVSARDFETGSVTLPAENVAPVPGDGAEIRRIG, from the coding sequence ATGCAAGTTACCAGACGCAAGTTCGTACACACCGCCGCCACGTCCGCCCTAGCAACCAGCGCCTTCCTTTCCGGACTCGGGGCCGCCAATCCGGGCAAAGGAAAAACCCTCAAGATCGCTGTCGTCGGTTGCGGCAACCGCGGGCAACACAACATCCGCACCTTCACCGAAGCTGCAGCTCTCATGGGGCACAAGGTCGAGATCGTCGCCTTGGCCGACGCATTCCAAGACCAAGTGGAGGCGGCAGCCAACCGCTTCGAAGTTAGCCCCGACAAGTGCATTGTCGGCTGGGACGCCTATCACAAGGTAGCCGAGAGCGGAGCCACTTTCGTCATCCTCACCACGCCTCCCCTCTTTCGTCCTCTGCACTTCGCAATGATGGTGGAGGCAGGAAAACACGTGATGATGGAGAAGCCAGTCGCAGTCGACGCCCCTGGCTGCCGCGAAATCATAGCCATCGGCGAAACTGCCGCCCAGAAAGGGCTCTCCATTCTCGCGGGCACCCAACGCCGCCACCAATTGAGCTACCTGAAAAACAAAGCCCTCGTCGATGCCGGGGCCGTGGGCGAAATCGTGGGCGGCACCGTTATGTGGAACAGCCAGGTACCATGGATAAGGGAACGCAAAGCGACTTGGAGCGACGCCGAGTACTTGGGGCGCAATTGGCTCAACTGGACCGAGCTCTCCGGAGACCACATCTGCGAGCAACACGTTCACAATATCGACGTGGCAAACTGGTTTCTCGGGCGTCTTCCCCAATCCGCCATCGGGTTCGGCGGACGGGCCCGCCGCGAGACCGGCAACAGCTACGACTTCTTCAGCGTTGACCTGGACTACGGAAACGGCGTGCACATTCACAGCCAATGCCGCCAAATTTCCGGCACCTACTCTCGAGTGGGCGAATTCTTCCGCGGAACCAAGGGCGAGCTATTGGGAGGCGGAAAGATTAAAGGAAATGACGTATCCATCCCTGAAATACAAGTTCTCGATAAAGATGGCCGTATCCAAGAAATGGTGAACTGGATCGACTCCGCCATAACCGGCAATCCACTCAACGAGTCTCGCCAGGTGGCAGAGTCGACCGCAGTCGCAATCATGGGACGTATCGCCGCCTACACGGGAGAGTTTATCCGCTTCCGCGACCTCATGGAAAACGCCGAATCCCCTCTCTACAGCCAAACCCTGTCCGTATCCGCTAGAGACTTCGAAACCGGCAGCGTCACCTTGCCTGCCGAGAACGTAGCTCCGGTACCGGGAGATGGAGCCGAGATTCGCCGCATCGGTTGA
- a CDS encoding branched-chain amino acid transaminase, whose protein sequence is MQETEFIWHGGKLIPWKEATVHVMTHALHYGSSVFEGIRVYDTNEGPTYLCLQPHLKRFYDSARIYRMTMPFGQEELTRICHEVIRANGLKSAYVRPLAFRGYGPMTVFGNSDPVEVTVAAFPWGAYLGEEALENGVDVGVSSWTRVAPNTLPTMAKAGGNYLSSQLITMEAHRHGYTEGIGLDASGHLSEGAGENIFVVRDGVLYTPPITAAILPGITRGIAMDLARRLGYQIREESLPRELLYVADEVFMTGTATEIAAIRSVDGLPVGSGKRGVITEQLQNAFFGLFDGSTEDTEGWLEKVEIYG, encoded by the coding sequence ATGCAAGAAACGGAATTCATTTGGCACGGAGGAAAATTGATCCCTTGGAAAGAGGCAACGGTGCACGTGATGACGCACGCGCTGCACTATGGCTCTTCGGTATTCGAAGGTATTCGGGTTTATGATACGAATGAGGGGCCGACTTACCTTTGCTTGCAGCCACACTTGAAGCGTTTCTACGACTCGGCTCGGATTTATCGCATGACGATGCCTTTCGGGCAGGAGGAGCTGACGCGAATCTGCCACGAGGTGATTCGGGCGAACGGGTTGAAGTCTGCATACGTGCGGCCGCTTGCGTTCCGTGGCTACGGTCCGATGACGGTGTTTGGCAATTCGGATCCGGTGGAAGTCACGGTAGCGGCGTTTCCCTGGGGCGCTTACTTAGGCGAGGAGGCTCTGGAAAATGGAGTAGACGTGGGTGTGAGCAGCTGGACGCGAGTGGCTCCCAATACCTTGCCGACCATGGCCAAGGCAGGAGGCAATTACTTGTCCTCGCAGCTGATCACCATGGAAGCGCATCGCCATGGATACACCGAAGGAATCGGGCTCGACGCTTCGGGGCACTTGAGCGAAGGAGCCGGGGAGAACATTTTCGTAGTGAGGGACGGGGTACTGTACACGCCGCCTATAACGGCCGCTATTTTGCCGGGGATTACGCGAGGGATTGCCATGGATCTGGCGCGGCGACTCGGTTACCAGATACGCGAGGAGAGCTTGCCGCGCGAGCTTCTCTACGTGGCGGACGAGGTGTTCATGACGGGAACTGCCACGGAGATTGCTGCGATTCGCTCTGTTGACGGCTTGCCGGTAGGGAGCGGAAAACGGGGCGTCATTACCGAGCAACTACAAAATGCGTTCTTTGGTCTCTTCGACGGATCTACGGAAGATACGGAGGGCTGGTTGGAAAAAGTGGAAATTTACGGATAA
- a CDS encoding RNA polymerase sigma factor: protein MNTEEENPTYLDSSDASLVVACLGGDRQAFGKIVTRYQSLLCSVAYSSLGNLSASEEVAQEAFIEAWKKLSSLREPEKLKSWLCGILRFKISHHRRKDARQPVFEAESGEALENMESEAVGVEESAMKEEEQALLWKALERVPENYREALVLYYREHQSIEHVAYELDLTESAVKQRLSRGRKMLQERMMGFVEDSLARSSPGRVFTMGVLAALPAAIAPPAKAAGVGVVAAKLGVWGKWASVVAFLGTFSGLISSVFALRASLDQSRTERERRDVIRAVISFFAVAGAYVGGVFFLLWLSGKSYENSGYYAWLAQVVVVGTAAFYCWMTRKMFAYSRKLRAEERLAQPEKFLQERDQKGAKAREYRSPWSLFGVPLVHIRFAKTEEGDKPVFGWIAAGEQAYGLLFAWGGFVVAPISVGIVSVGFLTVGAVGFGVVGLGMIAIGAVAFGSAAIGWNAFASLSALGGDTALAGGFAIAPEAAIGKVAIAAEVNNEAAATLTRLGALEASYVGVLGLIALLVLVPVMLYAKGVRKRYGKKRN from the coding sequence ATGAATACCGAAGAGGAAAACCCAACTTATTTAGACTCCAGCGACGCGTCGCTGGTTGTCGCTTGCCTTGGCGGAGACCGGCAGGCGTTTGGAAAAATTGTCACTCGCTACCAGAGCTTGCTGTGTTCGGTAGCCTATTCGTCGCTCGGCAATTTGAGCGCGAGCGAGGAGGTGGCTCAGGAAGCGTTTATCGAAGCGTGGAAGAAGCTGAGTAGCTTGCGGGAACCGGAGAAGCTGAAGTCTTGGTTGTGCGGAATCTTGCGTTTCAAGATCAGCCACCACCGGCGCAAGGACGCGCGGCAACCGGTGTTTGAAGCGGAGTCGGGCGAAGCCTTGGAGAACATGGAATCAGAAGCAGTAGGGGTTGAGGAGTCAGCAATGAAAGAAGAGGAGCAGGCTTTGCTATGGAAAGCCTTGGAACGGGTACCTGAGAATTATCGTGAAGCCTTGGTGCTCTATTACCGTGAACACCAGTCGATTGAGCACGTCGCCTATGAGCTGGACCTTACGGAAAGCGCGGTTAAGCAGCGTTTGTCCCGCGGGCGCAAGATGCTGCAGGAGCGCATGATGGGGTTTGTGGAAGACTCGCTTGCCCGGAGCTCTCCGGGGCGTGTATTCACCATGGGAGTACTGGCGGCTTTGCCGGCTGCCATCGCCCCGCCCGCCAAGGCCGCAGGCGTCGGCGTGGTAGCTGCCAAGCTGGGCGTTTGGGGAAAGTGGGCGAGCGTGGTCGCGTTTCTAGGAACCTTTTCCGGATTGATCAGCAGTGTGTTCGCCTTGCGAGCCAGCCTTGACCAGTCGCGTACGGAACGCGAGCGGCGCGACGTGATCCGCGCGGTCATATCCTTTTTTGCGGTAGCGGGTGCCTATGTGGGCGGGGTATTTTTTCTGCTTTGGCTAAGCGGAAAATCGTATGAGAACAGTGGATACTATGCCTGGCTTGCCCAAGTAGTGGTCGTGGGAACCGCGGCCTTTTATTGTTGGATGACGCGCAAGATGTTCGCTTATTCACGCAAGCTGCGGGCTGAGGAGAGATTGGCCCAACCGGAAAAGTTCTTGCAGGAGAGGGATCAAAAGGGGGCGAAGGCTCGCGAATACAGGAGCCCGTGGTCGCTTTTTGGCGTACCGCTGGTGCATATCCGTTTCGCCAAGACGGAGGAAGGGGACAAGCCCGTCTTCGGTTGGATCGCAGCGGGCGAGCAGGCTTACGGTTTGCTCTTCGCTTGGGGCGGATTTGTGGTGGCGCCGATCAGCGTGGGGATCGTCTCGGTCGGCTTTTTGACCGTGGGAGCAGTCGGTTTCGGCGTAGTGGGACTGGGCATGATTGCAATCGGAGCAGTGGCCTTCGGGTCGGCAGCCATCGGTTGGAATGCTTTCGCCAGTCTCTCGGCTCTGGGTGGGGATACGGCTTTGGCGGGCGGATTCGCGATCGCACCGGAGGCGGCGATCGGAAAGGTCGCAATCGCTGCGGAAGTAAACAACGAGGCGGCCGCGACCCTGACGCGACTAGGAGCCTTGGAGGCCAGTTACGTGGGCGTTTTGGGCTTGATCGCCCTGCTCGTGCTGGTGCCCGTGATGCTCTACGCCAAGGGCGTGCGGAAGCGTTATGGCAAAAAGCGCAACTAA